In the genome of Oncorhynchus nerka isolate Pitt River linkage group LG4, Oner_Uvic_2.0, whole genome shotgun sequence, the window tattcggaccccttaACTTATGACATGTTTtggtaggttacagccttattctaaaacgatGACATTGTTTGtttccctcatcaatttacataaaataccccataatgacaaagaaaaaaatgGATTTGAGAAAAGTTTGCTAATTTACAAAAAAAACCCGGAAATATCAGTACATAtctattcagatcctttactgagtactttgttgaagcatatttggcagcgattacagccacgagtctttttgggtatgacgttaaaagattggcacacctgtgtttggggagtttctcccattttactctgcagatcctctcgagctctgtcaggtcggtaaggttgctgcacagctattttcaggtacctccagagatgttcgatcaggttcaagtccgggctctggctgggccactcaaggacattcagagacttgtcccgaagacactcctgcattgttttggctgtgtgtttgggtcgttgtcctgttggaaggtgaaccttcgccccagtctgaggtcctgagcgctctagagaagattttcatcaaggatctctctgtactttgcttcgttcatctttccctcgatcctgactagtctaccagtccctgacgctgaaaaacatcccatggtctgagagtctttaggtgccttttggcaaactccaagcgggctgtcaggtgccttttactgaggactggctgAGGAGTGGCTGAGGAGTGgccagtctaccataaaggcctgattggtggagtgctgcagagatggttgtccttctggaaggttctcccatctccacagaggaactctagagctctttcagagtgaccatcgggtccttggtcacctccctgatcaaggcccttctccccctattgttcagctctaggaagagtcttggtggttacaaacttcttacatttaagaatgatggaggccactgtgttcttggggaccttcaatgctgcagacattttttggtacccttccccagatctgtgcctcgacacaatcttgtctcggagctctacggacaattccttcgacctcatggcttgtttttttctctgacatgtactgtcaactgtgggaccttatatagacaggtgtgtgcttttccaaatcacgTTCAAtccattgaatttaccacaggtggacttcaatcaagttgtagaaacatctcagggatgatcaatggaaacaggatgcacctgagctcaatttcgagtctcatagcaaatggtctgaatacttatgtaaataaggtgtttctgtttttttatttttaatacatttgcaaaaaatgcaaaaaaactgtttttaaaacattatgaggatttttatttatttaatatattttagaataaggctgtaacataacaaatgtgggaaaagtaaaggggtcggaatactttccaaaggcactgtaaatgCATTCAATGTTAGGCACATTAAACAATACGATATATAGTACAATACACTAACATAATGCAATTTCCTGTAGTTGGCATAACTCCAAAACGATTCAAATGCTCAACATTCAACGTCAACCACCCTTAAAGGACACTGCAAGGCATTCGAATTCAAAGAAGAAAGTACAGTATACAATTAGTGTCCGCTTGTTTGTGTTCATGTTGATCAGTCTTGCTTTAGTCTTTCTTTAACCAGTTTTTCTGTCATACATTGTGAGCAACTAAAACAAGAAAAGAGTTGTCAGTTAATAGTCGCTAGTTGTAGCCCGAAATGTGAGATGCAATGATTCTACAGAGGCGTTTCCTTATATTTTAATAGTCAGTGTGCTTGCTGCTTTAAACAGACAAGTGGACAGGAAACACAGGCCCATGCAGAGAGCACAGCCTTGTTTTTGATATGAGGTgtgtggttagagtggttagaggtggAGTGACTCTGAGCTCTTACAAACACTGTGAGCTCCTCCGTAGGAGCCTGTGCTGTTTTgcaaacacatacagtacataaacatGAATAATCTTACTTACAAGGAAAAATCTGTGATAATTACTGAAATATCCATTACTAACCATTATACCACGTTTCGATGGATGTGTTGAGGTTTATCTATCACGACAAATACAGAAAAAATTTGGAATTAGAGTCAAAGTGCTCATTAAATGGCTCCCAAAATACTCCCTAAAAATCCCtagaagttttttttttaaatgtgctgTGAAGCATTGGTGTAAGCTTTTAATCATACCCCTTTTATCTAACATAGGGACACTTGAAGAtgtaaaaaagaagaagaaaaaaaggttTCCGGTATTTCGATTTGAacggtgtatatatatatatatatggttaaAAAAGCTTTGAGACAGTCATTCTTCTGATGTGTCATGATGCGTGCCTGCCTTTTTCTGTTGTGGAGTACTCTCTCAGGTAAATTCATTTCCAACTCTTGTGCTATTACCACTTCAACAATTCTTCCTTTATGGCAAATTCTTAAGCCAaacattggtaaaaaaaaaataataataattattcgCTTTTCCATCACAACTATCAATCAGACAGTTTGCATAATTCTGAGTTTCATAATTCATATTTCTGCTTACAGCTACGTGGACAAACCAAATAATTGTGACCCAGACACCTGGTGTGGTGAAGATGATAGCCAGTGGCACGGTGACTTTGAAGTGCCACGTTGATCAGATTCTCGCCTTTTGCCACTCAGTGACTTGGATGAAAGTAGACGCCAGGACTGGAACAATGAGCACAAGAACTAACGTAAAGATTAATACGACCTCTGAGGTAGGGAAACGGGACAGAGTATGTTCGGCAACCATCACCAACGCATTAGTGAGCGACTCTGGCATGTACTACTGTTTGGCTGTTCACTCCAAGGCGGTCCACACTGGCAACGGATCCAATCTAATCATCACAGGTGAAATACAACTATGCATTTGCTAATATCAACACCATATAAGCTGCACTGCAAATAACAAGGCGGAAGGAATATCCCCAAATGATAATTGAAAGTTATTCTTCTCATTACAGAGAGCAGCACTGAATCCCCAAACATCAAAATCGTCTCATCAGACAGCGACGGCTCCTCCGCCGCTCTGCTGTGTTTGGTGTCTGGAGTGGTCCCGTCTCAAGTCCATGTGTTCTGGCTCATAGATGGCAGAGAGGACAGTGGACTTACTGAGTCCACCTGGACAGACAACAGTGATTCAGCCACAGAGTTCACTAGGAACCAGATTCTGGTCCAGGCAGAGGAGTGGGACAGAGGGGTTCAGTGTACGTGTGTGGTGGAGTTTGAGGGAAATTCTATCAACAAAACTCTGCAAAGAATAGGTATGTAAAAAATATGCTTTTTCAGGACATTATGGTCAACATTCCCCTCACAATTGCACCCTTGCAGTGAACAAAATGACTGTTTTACTGCTAGAGAATTCTCTCAACAATGTCCATGACAAGGCACAAAATATTTATGCAGATTACAGTTaccttacttacttacttagtaCATTTACATACTTCTCTTTGTGTATGGTATGTCATATCCTCAGATCTTGGCGTGCTGTGTTACGTCACAGTGTGGATATACAGACTCCTGGGAATAACTGCCTGGCTTCTGCTGTTGATCCTGGCTACCACTGTGGCAGCATGCAGGGGCAAGACTAGAGGTATGTATAAACACTGACTTAGGTCCTGAATGACCCAAATACATGAATAGAGTAGCATGTAATAATACAAAatatacacatgtactgtacgtTGTAATGGTTCAGTTAAACTGTCGAGTAATTCACCtgttttgacatgcactgtctttATTTTGTGACTTAGGTGTTCAGAGGAATGACACCTCAAAGAACAGGGGACGAAGGCATAATTCATCATAAAAAAGTTTTTACAGTTTGTCATTTGTACAAAGTCATTTTGGTCGCATTGTCGTGTGTCAAGACCATTGGGAAAAGTTGTttacttttgttgttgttgtcgtcgctTGCTTAACTGTTGCTAACTATTCAAAAATGAAAGTGTAAATTGGGAAAAAGCTCATTAGAATTTCCAATTGcagttatatattttttctcattGAACATATTCATACTGAATCATTATCCGTTGTAAATGCTCTCTCATTACAAAGTCCTGGGTCAGATATGCACTTTTTTTCTTATTCGAAACCTTTGCGCGAGTGATCAAAATGTTATTGAATTCCCCTCTGTGAACCACACTTTGCTAGGCTTCATGCAGGCAACTGTGTCGTTACAGACTTCGAATGAATCCATTTCAAGAAAATGTCCACGTTTAAAAAGATGCAATACAATAGTATTGCTACATTCCTATATGCTCATGCTATGCTGTTACTGGCTTATCTGCTAAAGTAAGAAACTTTTCCAGAAATCCTCACCATCTGTTTTGACTACTAACTTGTAAAGGAGAGACATGATACCCAACTCTTTCTCTCAATAAGTGCATATCAGATaatcaaataaaatcacattttatttgtcacaatgcaccgaatacaacaggtgtggacttgatcgtgaaatgcttccttaagAGCCCTTTCCCACCAACGCAGAGTTAAAACGTTTATTTTTATGTGCTAAATAAAAAAAGGAAATAATAACACAGATACGTGTATATTTTATGCTAAAATAATTGCAATTGCTATGCAATAACTGTCCTTCAAACGAAGTAAGCAGTGTGCAGCAGCGTCGCTTATCCCAATCATCTTATTTAGTCCAACAGACTAAATGTGTAAACTGTCCTATGTGAGATAGGGCGAGATTATTGCTGGTCTCTGTCGTTTTGCTTTCATTTCTGaaagaggaggtcagagacctggcagtgtggtaacAGATTAACAACCTCTCTCCCAATGTGGGCAAGAcagagggccgaacaggcccccattaacatcgatgggaCTGAAgttgagcgggtcgagagtttcaagttccttggtgtccacatcaccaacaaagtatcatggtccaaacacaccaagacagttgtgaagtgggcacgacaacacctttccccctcaggagactgaaaatatttggcatgggtccccgaATCCTCAAATACAGCTGCACCggtgagagcatcctgaccggttgcatcatcgcctggtaaggcaactccttggcatctgaccgtaaggagcTGCAGAGGgcagtgcgaacggcccagtgcatcacttgggccaagctccctgacatccagaacctatatactaggcggtgtcagagggaggctcaaaaaatagtcaaagactccagtcacccaagtcatagactgttttctctgctaccgtacggcaagcggtaccggagcgccaagtctaggaccaaaaggctccttaacagcttctacccccaagccataagactgctgagcaACTCTATtacttgaactgcattgttggttaagggcttgtaagtaagcatttcacggtaaggtctactacacctgttctattcggcgcatgtgacaaataaaatttgatttgatttttggttTAAAAAAATGGTACAGTAAGCAACTCCAAAGCATGGATTGCAGTCTCTCCTTATCTATAGACTACTTTGAGGGTAATGAAATTAAGGAATtaaggaatgaatgaatgaattttATTATTTGAGTGAACCTATCGCTTTTAAATGTCATTGCCAGGTAAATGAATGGAGAAGAGCATGATTTCGTTCAGAGAATGAACTGCCAGACATTTTCTTTGTCAATTTTTGGGGTTGCTACAGATTTGTCAGTCGATAACATAGAggcctcctcttccttcctgccCTACATCTCATAGACTATATGCCAATGAACAGCCATTTCATTCAACCCGTTTCCAAATGAGGAGTTAAAACATGCAGGCTAATTTAAATAGAGTAATAACATTTTCATATGGAAAAGTAGAAATAttggtatacagtgcattcagaaagtattcagaccctttcacattttccacattttgttacgttacagccttattctaaaatggattaaatcaataaaaatcgtcatcaatctacacacaataccccataatgacaaaacgaaaacaggtttttagaaatgtttacaaatgtattattAAATAGAAGataatacagtatttacataagtattcagacccttgagactcgaaattgagctcaggtgcatcctgtttccattgattatccttaaaatgtttctacaacttgattgaagtccacctgtggtaaattcaattgactggacatgatttggaaaggtacacacctgtctatataaggtcccacagttaactgtgcatgtcagagcaaaaaccaagccatgaggtcgaaggaattgtccttagagctccaagacatgattgtgtcaaggcatagatctggggaagggtaccaaaaaatgtctgcagcattgaaggcctcgaagaacacagttgcctccatcattcttaaatggaagactcttcctagaggtggccgcccggccaaactgagcaattgggggagaagggccttggttagggaggtgaccaagaacccaatggtcactctgacagaaggaagccactcctcagtaaaaggcacatgacatcccgcttggagtttgccaaaaggcacacaaaggactctcagaccatgattctctgatctgaagaaaccaagattgaatgccaagcatcacgtctggaggaaacctggcaccatcactacggtgaagcatggtggtggcagcatcatgctgtggatatGTTATTCAGCGTCAGGGACTGGAAGACAAAATATATCATTCTCAACACCTgctttggctttgtcattatggggtattgtgtgtatattgatgaggggaaaaacgatttaatcaattttagattaaggctgtcacgtaacaaaatgtgtaaaaagtcaaggggtctgagtactttccgaattgCTGAAAATGACATGAGATCTGTAGCTGAGAATGAGACTTAGTGGCAGAGTAGACCTAAATGCGGTTTGCGTTCTGTTCATAATTGTGCCAGAACAGTGGACAGAAagaaacacacaatcaagtcagGAGGTACAGCAGTGGCTTGTGGTTTGAAGAGGCGACACTGACTGAGGTGGGCTTTCAAGGCAAATGTCATAGGTCGACTTCTGAAGAATTCATGCACTCATGAAAAAGAAATCCCCTTTTGCAATTGTTGTGACATTTTGTGCTCTTTGTCACCTCCAACTAAATCATTTTGGAAAAAAATACAGAGGtaatgatcatcatcatcatttgtgtcagttccatttcaattaaatatatatgtttttaaacTTATGCAACTGGCACTGCCTAGCGATGAAACAATGGAGACCACTAACTACCTCTTCATTTTAAAAGGTGTGTTTGTCTGAGGTTGCTAACCAGAATGGTAGCATCAGTTGTCTGCAGTCCCTTTTTACTCAGTGGTATGGCCTCACAACCTTAATCAGGTCAAAGAAAAGACCACCATGTTGCACATTTAGGTTGG includes:
- the LOC115129017 gene encoding immunoglobulin epsilon heavy chain-like; the protein is MMRACLFLLWSTLSATWTNQIIVTQTPGVVKMIASGTVTLKCHVDQILAFCHSVTWMKVDARTGTMSTRTNVKINTTSEVGKRDRVCSATITNALVSDSGMYYCLAVHSKAVHTGNGSNLIITESSTESPNIKIVSSDSDGSSAALLCLVSGVVPSQVHVFWLIDGREDSGLTESTWTDNSDSATEFTRNQILVQAEEWDRGVQCTCVVEFEGNSINKTLQRIDLGVLCYVTVWIYRLLGITAWLLLLILATTVAACRGKTRGVQRNDTSKNRGRRHNSS